A genomic region of Solanum dulcamara chromosome 2, daSolDulc1.2, whole genome shotgun sequence contains the following coding sequences:
- the LOC129880323 gene encoding uncharacterized protein LOC129880323, translating to MEQQNVNNCENRATPFQEINTNKFEEQYMKETETKKTMKKKEPKVRTFHSIPAQAPTPASSSPPPPVVIEKRVDFAKIGGSMASNVMQMQIGGGPRPEFGLVETRPPLAARMGYWDRDKTASTYDLVEQMHFFVY from the coding sequence ATGGAGCAGCAGAATGTGAATAATTGTGAAAATAGAGCAACCCCTTTTCAAGAAATTAACACCAACAAATTTGAAGAACAGTACATGAAAGAGACTGAAACCAAGAAGACGATGAAGAAGAAAGAACCAAAGGTAAGAACTTTTCATTCTATTCCGGCACAGGCACCGACGCCGGCGTCTAGCTCACCACCTCCTCCGGTGGTTATAGAGAAAAGGGTTGATTTTGCAAAGATCGGTGGATCTATGGCTAGCAATGTAATGCAGATGCAAATTGGTGGTGGTCCAAGGCCTGAATTTGGGTTAGTGGAAACAAGGCCACCTTTGGCTGCAAGAATGGGGTATTGGGATAGAGATAAGACTGCTAGTACTTATGATTTAGTGGAGCAAATgcatttttttgtatattaa